Proteins co-encoded in one Bremerella sp. TYQ1 genomic window:
- a CDS encoding alpha-2-macroglobulin: protein MKTYSFVRTIPLAILCCCAALMTVWLGMHSTTAQGPAPDIKHMEKLYQEGNYKEAYETAEKLFVDANQDPKELARTLQLPVQSLQQLGRYPEVDAFLEKTATAQKDEWRVLQAIAQQYRRLNHWGVINDNEFQRGPVRGGGKRVNSIERDQARALQLFVEAMKVAQSKDAEPDMANLFLELSQFFLNNGYGRGAWQLQYLTDVAELPDYQESYNYGGSNQGAPVDEEGNPIFYPLPKSWEDAKNDGERMRWAMEQVGEYDANRTGQVKLQWANFLNSQFGVQTLQQYQWFFAPRNDESEDETPHLLSLGTLKENETIARLATGIKRFELPDEFNHIKVWRQLIENKDANRSSAYDQLASIFENRRQYPAAAQLWREAIEDVGPGNNDYRRKRLAQITDNLGQFQGGVVNAAGKGATLQYLFRNGEQVDFTAHEIDIEKLLADTKQYLKSNPGRIDYQKMQFQQVGEKILFQEDGKNYLGEEVAKWTVKLDPRPDHLDRRIDVHAPLTNAGAYMVTAKMKEGNVCKLVVWVADTVIVSKQLDQKKLYFVADAVTGKPIEKANVEYFGYKMQQVRQQNRFNVLTKNFAELTDADGQVILSDDPLNHEYQWLVVARTDKGRFAYMGFQHIWYGRQHDATYNAVRSYGITDRPVYRPDQTMKFKFWTRRSQYDQADVSQFAGKSFQVHLRDPQGNEIFNKQFTADEYGGVEGTWDIPADAKLGQYNLFTNHGNVQFRVEEYKKPEFEVTVDAPEKPVQLGETITATINAKYYFGSPVTNATVKYKVERSPYNRHWYPTARWDWCFGGGYWWFAYDYTWYPGFQNWVGCTRPAPFWIGWSHNPPELVAEQEVEIGEDGTVQVEIDTALAKALHGNEDHQYTITAEVRDQSRRTIVGSGKVLVARKPFKVYTWVDRGYYDVGDSINAHFLAQTLDGRDVAGKGELKLFKITYDDKNQPIETEVQAWDIEMNGEGTVSQTMKASAAGQYRLSLKLTDEAEHTEEGGYIFTIRGDGFDGSQFRFNDLELIPDKKEYKAGDTVRLQINTNRVGSTVLLFVRPSNSVYLPPKVIRLTGKSTVHDIAVLKKDMPNFFVEAITVADAKVHDETKEIVVPPETRVLDMNVETDASEYLPGSEGKVKITLTDETGEPFMGSAVLTVYDKSVEYISGGSNVEDIKEFFWKWRRHHHPQTEHSLNLYSYNLTPKGEMALQFLGAFGRSVADEDLGRDRQQMEEGMAAGFGSGGPRMLQSRMRGAMAKNAMADAMPMAAAPMESAELAMGGEDKAQQSGQETADLIDPTVRSNFADTALWVATVETNEKGEAEFKLDLPENLTSWKIRTWAMGHGTKVGSAESEVVTRKNLIIRLQAPRFFVQKDEVVLSANVHNYLDSEKSTVVSLDIPTGLMTSQSPLNQKVTIPAGGEVRVDWTVKVTGEGEATITMKALTDEESDAMQQSFPVFVHGMLKTESWAGTVQPEQDSQSVTIHVPDDRRPEDSRLIVRYSPSLAGAMVEALPYLVDYPYGCTEQTLNRFVPTVITRQVLEQMGIDLKSISEHQNNLNAQEIGDPGKRNDRWNAGWDGKLKNPVFDDAELDKMVKSGVQRLTEMQNSDGGWGWFSGYNEYSYPHTTAVVVRGLTIAKRNGAAIVPDVIERGQQWLINYQKKEIKKLQNADEKKDPWKSKADNLDAVVFAVLAENGQDSREMRGFLYRDRTNLSVYGKALFALALHQVNDQEKLEMLRRNLDQYLVTDQENETAYLKMPADSNWWYWYGDAIEANAYYLKLLAATDADNVTARRLVKYLLNNRKHATYWKSTRDTALCIEAMADYLRATDELNPEMAVEILIDGEKKAETEFTKENLFTVDNTVELTGIQVTDGEHKVEIRRKGRGPVYFSAYLTNFTLEDFITKAGLEVKVERRFYRLDRDEEATAKAVGARGQALNEKVVKYKRTLLENESQVTSGDLVEIDLVIESKNDYEYLMFEDKKAAGFEPVDLRSGYKGNSLGAYMELRDEKVAFFVRQLPRGKHTLTYRLRAEIPGKFSALPTVAQAMYAPELVGNSDEMKIQIKDQD from the coding sequence ATGAAGACTTATTCGTTCGTCCGCACAATACCTTTGGCAATTCTTTGCTGCTGTGCCGCTTTAATGACCGTATGGCTTGGCATGCATTCCACCACCGCTCAAGGTCCCGCTCCGGACATCAAACATATGGAAAAGCTCTATCAAGAGGGCAATTACAAAGAGGCTTATGAAACGGCCGAGAAGCTCTTTGTCGACGCCAATCAAGACCCCAAGGAACTTGCTCGCACGCTCCAGTTGCCAGTGCAGTCGTTGCAGCAGCTTGGGCGATATCCAGAGGTGGACGCATTTCTCGAAAAGACAGCAACCGCTCAAAAAGACGAGTGGCGAGTTCTTCAGGCCATCGCTCAGCAGTACCGTCGTTTAAATCACTGGGGCGTGATCAACGACAACGAATTCCAGCGTGGGCCTGTGCGCGGCGGAGGAAAACGAGTCAACAGTATCGAACGAGATCAGGCACGTGCACTTCAGCTGTTTGTGGAAGCAATGAAAGTTGCTCAATCAAAAGATGCTGAACCAGACATGGCGAATCTGTTTCTGGAATTGTCTCAGTTCTTTCTTAACAACGGCTACGGTCGCGGTGCTTGGCAGCTACAGTATCTGACCGATGTCGCCGAACTGCCTGACTATCAAGAGAGCTACAACTATGGCGGCTCAAATCAGGGAGCTCCTGTTGACGAAGAAGGGAACCCGATTTTCTATCCCCTTCCTAAGTCTTGGGAAGATGCCAAGAACGATGGCGAACGCATGCGTTGGGCGATGGAGCAAGTGGGTGAATACGATGCCAATCGTACCGGGCAAGTCAAACTTCAATGGGCGAACTTTTTGAACTCTCAGTTTGGTGTTCAAACGCTTCAGCAGTATCAATGGTTTTTCGCACCTCGAAATGACGAATCCGAAGACGAAACGCCGCATCTGTTGTCTTTGGGAACGCTGAAAGAAAACGAGACGATTGCCCGCCTGGCAACTGGCATCAAGCGGTTTGAACTGCCGGACGAATTCAACCACATCAAAGTGTGGCGGCAGTTGATCGAAAATAAGGACGCGAATCGGAGCTCGGCATACGATCAATTGGCTTCCATCTTTGAGAATCGCCGTCAATATCCTGCTGCTGCTCAGCTCTGGCGCGAGGCCATTGAAGATGTCGGTCCCGGCAACAACGATTATCGCCGAAAACGACTTGCACAGATCACCGACAACTTGGGCCAATTTCAGGGTGGTGTCGTCAACGCGGCCGGGAAAGGGGCAACACTTCAATACTTGTTCCGCAACGGGGAGCAAGTCGACTTCACAGCACATGAAATCGATATTGAGAAGCTACTTGCAGATACCAAGCAATATCTGAAGTCGAATCCTGGTCGGATCGATTATCAGAAGATGCAGTTCCAGCAAGTTGGTGAGAAGATTCTCTTCCAAGAAGATGGCAAAAACTACCTCGGCGAAGAAGTCGCGAAATGGACGGTCAAGCTGGATCCTCGTCCAGATCACCTCGATCGTCGAATTGACGTTCATGCTCCTTTGACTAATGCGGGCGCCTACATGGTGACCGCGAAGATGAAGGAGGGCAACGTCTGCAAGTTAGTTGTTTGGGTCGCTGATACGGTAATCGTTAGCAAGCAACTTGATCAGAAGAAGTTGTACTTCGTTGCCGACGCGGTGACTGGAAAGCCGATCGAAAAAGCAAACGTCGAGTATTTCGGCTACAAGATGCAGCAGGTCCGACAGCAGAATCGGTTCAATGTTCTGACAAAGAACTTCGCGGAGCTTACCGACGCCGATGGTCAGGTCATTCTCTCTGATGACCCTCTAAACCACGAATACCAATGGTTGGTGGTGGCACGTACCGATAAGGGACGGTTCGCCTACATGGGATTCCAACACATTTGGTACGGACGTCAACACGATGCAACGTACAACGCGGTCCGTAGCTACGGTATTACCGACCGTCCCGTCTATCGTCCCGATCAAACGATGAAATTCAAATTCTGGACGCGACGCTCTCAATATGATCAAGCCGACGTCAGCCAATTTGCAGGGAAATCGTTCCAAGTACATTTGCGCGACCCACAAGGGAACGAGATCTTTAACAAGCAATTCACAGCCGACGAGTACGGTGGTGTGGAAGGAACTTGGGATATTCCTGCAGATGCCAAGCTAGGACAGTACAACCTTTTCACAAACCATGGGAATGTTCAGTTCCGTGTAGAGGAGTACAAGAAGCCAGAATTCGAGGTGACCGTTGATGCTCCGGAGAAGCCTGTCCAACTTGGCGAGACGATCACTGCAACGATCAACGCCAAGTACTATTTTGGTTCCCCGGTTACCAATGCCACTGTTAAATACAAAGTAGAACGTTCCCCTTACAACCGTCACTGGTACCCAACAGCTCGTTGGGATTGGTGTTTCGGTGGTGGCTATTGGTGGTTCGCCTACGATTACACGTGGTACCCTGGCTTCCAGAACTGGGTTGGCTGTACGCGCCCGGCGCCATTTTGGATCGGCTGGTCGCACAATCCTCCTGAGCTTGTGGCTGAGCAGGAAGTTGAAATCGGGGAAGATGGTACTGTTCAAGTCGAAATTGACACGGCCCTCGCGAAGGCACTGCATGGTAACGAAGATCACCAGTACACCATCACCGCTGAGGTTCGCGATCAATCACGACGTACTATCGTCGGAAGTGGAAAAGTACTCGTCGCGAGAAAACCGTTCAAGGTTTATACCTGGGTCGATCGCGGCTACTACGACGTTGGCGACAGCATAAACGCACACTTCTTAGCTCAAACGCTCGACGGCCGTGATGTGGCTGGAAAGGGTGAACTTAAACTCTTCAAGATAACCTACGACGATAAGAACCAGCCGATCGAGACGGAAGTTCAAGCGTGGGATATCGAAATGAACGGGGAGGGAACCGTTTCCCAAACCATGAAGGCAAGTGCAGCCGGCCAATATCGCCTGAGCCTGAAGCTAACCGACGAAGCGGAACATACCGAAGAAGGTGGTTACATCTTCACCATTCGTGGTGACGGCTTTGATGGATCACAATTCCGGTTCAACGATCTGGAATTGATTCCGGATAAGAAGGAATACAAAGCGGGCGACACGGTTCGATTGCAGATAAATACGAACCGCGTTGGCAGTACCGTTCTTCTCTTTGTACGTCCCTCGAACAGTGTCTATTTGCCACCCAAGGTAATTCGACTGACGGGGAAGAGTACCGTGCATGACATCGCTGTGTTGAAGAAGGACATGCCCAACTTCTTTGTCGAAGCGATCACCGTCGCCGATGCGAAAGTTCACGACGAGACGAAAGAGATTGTCGTGCCTCCGGAAACGCGAGTCCTAGACATGAACGTCGAGACGGATGCTTCTGAGTACCTGCCAGGCAGCGAAGGGAAAGTCAAAATCACGTTGACAGACGAAACTGGCGAACCTTTCATGGGCTCAGCTGTTTTGACGGTCTACGACAAATCAGTCGAATACATCAGCGGTGGATCGAATGTTGAAGACATTAAAGAGTTCTTCTGGAAGTGGCGTCGACACCATCATCCACAAACGGAACATAGCTTGAATCTTTACAGCTATAACCTCACTCCGAAGGGTGAAATGGCTCTGCAGTTCCTCGGTGCATTCGGACGAAGTGTGGCAGACGAAGATTTGGGAAGAGACCGTCAACAAATGGAAGAAGGCATGGCTGCCGGTTTCGGTAGTGGTGGTCCCCGCATGCTGCAGTCTCGAATGCGAGGCGCCATGGCGAAAAACGCGATGGCCGATGCGATGCCGATGGCTGCCGCCCCCATGGAATCCGCGGAACTTGCCATGGGTGGCGAGGACAAAGCACAGCAAAGTGGTCAGGAGACTGCGGACTTGATCGATCCAACGGTTCGCTCCAACTTCGCCGACACCGCGCTGTGGGTTGCGACCGTCGAAACGAATGAAAAAGGGGAAGCCGAGTTCAAGCTCGATCTTCCAGAGAATCTGACGTCTTGGAAGATTCGTACCTGGGCGATGGGGCACGGCACGAAAGTTGGCTCGGCAGAGTCTGAAGTCGTGACGCGAAAGAACTTGATCATTCGACTACAGGCTCCACGTTTCTTTGTTCAAAAGGACGAAGTGGTTCTTTCTGCGAACGTTCATAACTATCTTGATTCCGAAAAATCGACAGTCGTTTCGCTTGATATTCCGACCGGACTGATGACGAGCCAGTCGCCACTTAACCAAAAGGTGACCATTCCCGCAGGCGGTGAGGTTCGTGTTGATTGGACTGTCAAAGTAACCGGGGAAGGGGAAGCGACCATCACCATGAAGGCACTGACCGACGAAGAATCGGATGCCATGCAGCAAAGCTTCCCAGTCTTTGTGCACGGGATGCTTAAGACAGAGTCGTGGGCCGGTACCGTCCAGCCGGAACAAGATTCCCAGAGCGTGACCATCCATGTTCCGGATGATCGCCGTCCTGAGGACTCGCGATTGATCGTTCGCTACTCGCCAAGTCTGGCCGGAGCGATGGTCGAAGCGTTGCCCTATCTGGTCGACTATCCTTACGGATGTACCGAACAGACCCTCAATCGTTTCGTGCCAACGGTTATTACTCGCCAAGTGTTGGAGCAGATGGGAATCGATCTTAAGTCGATTTCCGAGCACCAAAACAACCTGAACGCTCAGGAAATTGGCGATCCTGGAAAGCGAAACGACCGCTGGAATGCGGGCTGGGATGGCAAGCTCAAGAATCCAGTATTCGACGATGCCGAGCTCGATAAGATGGTCAAGTCAGGCGTTCAACGCCTCACCGAGATGCAAAACTCGGATGGTGGCTGGGGTTGGTTCTCAGGCTACAACGAGTACAGCTATCCACATACGACTGCCGTAGTTGTTCGCGGTTTGACGATTGCTAAACGCAATGGAGCTGCGATTGTGCCCGACGTCATTGAACGTGGTCAGCAGTGGCTTATCAATTACCAGAAGAAGGAGATTAAAAAGCTGCAGAACGCAGATGAAAAGAAAGATCCGTGGAAGTCTAAAGCGGATAATCTTGATGCGGTTGTCTTTGCCGTCCTCGCCGAGAATGGTCAAGATAGCCGAGAGATGCGAGGTTTCCTCTACCGTGATCGAACGAATCTGTCAGTTTATGGCAAAGCACTCTTCGCGTTAGCTCTTCATCAGGTCAACGATCAGGAAAAGCTGGAAATGCTGCGTAGAAATCTCGATCAGTACCTTGTTACTGACCAGGAGAACGAAACGGCTTACCTCAAGATGCCGGCCGATAGCAACTGGTGGTACTGGTACGGAGACGCCATCGAAGCCAACGCTTATTACTTGAAGCTTTTGGCTGCGACCGACGCCGACAACGTAACCGCACGCCGGCTTGTAAAGTACCTGTTGAACAATCGCAAGCACGCGACGTATTGGAAGTCGACTCGTGACACCGCCCTGTGTATTGAAGCGATGGCCGATTACCTGCGTGCAACCGACGAATTGAATCCTGAAATGGCCGTCGAAATTCTCATCGATGGTGAGAAGAAAGCTGAGACCGAATTTACTAAGGAGAATCTCTTTACCGTGGACAACACGGTCGAGCTGACTGGGATCCAGGTCACCGACGGGGAACACAAAGTAGAGATTCGGCGGAAAGGAAGGGGCCCTGTTTACTTCAGTGCTTACCTGACTAATTTCACGCTGGAAGACTTCATCACCAAAGCAGGCTTGGAAGTGAAAGTAGAACGTCGCTTCTATCGCCTCGATCGTGACGAAGAGGCAACTGCTAAAGCGGTTGGTGCTCGGGGCCAAGCCTTGAACGAAAAAGTGGTCAAGTACAAGCGAACGCTTCTCGAAAACGAATCGCAGGTAACCAGTGGTGACCTGGTTGAGATCGATTTAGTGATCGAGAGCAAGAATGACTACGAGTATTTGATGTTCGAGGATAAGAAAGCGGCTGGCTTTGAACCGGTCGATCTGCGTAGTGGCTACAAGGGTAATTCGCTGGGGGCCTACATGGAACTTCGTGACGAGAAAGTGGCTTTCTTTGTACGGCAGTTGCCACGTGGCAAGCATACGCTGACTTATCGACTGCGTGCAGAAATACCTGGCAAGTTCAGCGCATTGCCGACCGTTGCCCAGGCGATGTACGCCCCTGAGCTTGTTGGCAATTCAGACGAAATGAAGATCCAAATCAAAGATCAGGATTAG
- a CDS encoding rhodanese-like domain-containing protein, with protein sequence MKTLSADELKTRQNKGERLTLINTLDEEHFEKTQIPGSLNIPLQKDDFEKRVEQAIGGKNQPVVVYCANAECPSSDKAAKRLEDAGFTAVYDFEGGAKEWQEEGGQLATA encoded by the coding sequence ATGAAGACGCTTAGTGCTGACGAACTTAAAACACGTCAAAATAAAGGCGAACGCCTGACGTTGATCAATACGCTCGACGAAGAGCATTTTGAGAAAACGCAGATCCCTGGTTCACTTAACATTCCGCTGCAAAAAGACGACTTCGAGAAACGTGTCGAACAAGCAATCGGCGGAAAGAATCAACCCGTGGTTGTTTACTGTGCCAACGCCGAATGCCCCTCGTCGGACAAAGCTGCAAAACGGCTTGAAGATGCTGGGTTCACTGCCGTTTACGACTTCGAGGGTGGCGCGAAGGAGTGGCAGGAAGAAGGCGGGCAGCTTGCGACCGCATAG
- a CDS encoding sulfatase-like hydrolase/transferase — MHGLIKPTRENPSPNLLHIFAILIFILTFSSAALYPLNQAQSAEKDRVPNIVLIFIDDMGWGDFSCFGNEAATTEHCDRLAQEGIRFTQFYVNSPICSPSRTAISTGQYPQRWKISSYLAHRKLNDRRGMAQWLDPSAPMLARMLHDQGYATGHFGKWHMGGQRDVGEAPLISEYGFDESLTNFEGLGDRVLAELDAYDGKKPRLHTLGSDKLGRGEIIWKKRDEVTQTFVDATIDFIRKAKADDKPFYVNVWPDDVHSPFFPPKERRGDQSKRELYLGVLETMDEQLGTLFDFVRNDETLCQNTLIVMCSDNGPELGAGTAGPLRGHKTTLYEGGIRSPLVVWGPGLIDSANQGTTNTESIFAAFDVVPSLLEICNIEIENDKKFDGQALSGVLLGTSTASREKPIFFRRPPDRPEIQGRQLPDLAVREGKWKMLCSYDGQDVELYDLTNDEGETTNVSDQHPSVVNRLKPELLKWHASMPTDNGPDWEPKTKE, encoded by the coding sequence ATGCATGGCTTGATCAAACCGACCAGGGAAAACCCGAGCCCTAATTTACTACACATATTTGCTATACTTATCTTTATCCTGACTTTTTCATCAGCTGCATTATACCCACTAAATCAGGCACAATCAGCCGAAAAAGACCGTGTACCAAATATCGTCCTCATCTTCATCGACGACATGGGCTGGGGGGACTTTTCCTGCTTTGGGAATGAAGCCGCGACGACAGAGCATTGTGATCGGCTGGCTCAGGAAGGCATTCGCTTCACGCAGTTCTACGTCAACTCACCCATTTGTTCTCCATCGCGTACCGCCATCTCCACAGGGCAATACCCCCAACGATGGAAGATTTCCTCGTATCTCGCCCATCGAAAGCTCAACGATCGTCGGGGCATGGCCCAATGGCTCGATCCATCGGCCCCAATGCTTGCACGCATGCTTCATGATCAAGGCTACGCTACCGGTCACTTTGGCAAGTGGCATATGGGTGGCCAACGTGATGTCGGCGAAGCACCGCTAATCAGCGAATATGGATTTGATGAGTCGCTTACCAACTTCGAAGGGCTTGGTGACCGTGTACTGGCCGAGTTGGATGCGTATGACGGTAAGAAACCTCGACTCCATACCTTGGGAAGCGACAAGCTGGGACGTGGCGAGATCATCTGGAAGAAACGTGACGAAGTAACCCAGACGTTCGTTGATGCTACGATCGACTTCATTCGCAAAGCCAAAGCAGACGACAAGCCATTTTACGTGAATGTTTGGCCAGATGACGTTCACTCGCCCTTCTTTCCACCGAAGGAACGAAGAGGCGACCAAAGCAAACGCGAATTATATCTGGGTGTTCTTGAGACCATGGACGAACAGCTCGGCACACTTTTCGATTTCGTGCGAAACGATGAAACGCTCTGCCAAAACACACTTATCGTAATGTGCTCTGACAATGGCCCAGAACTCGGGGCCGGGACAGCAGGACCGCTGCGAGGCCATAAGACAACGCTCTACGAGGGTGGCATTCGATCTCCTTTGGTTGTCTGGGGACCTGGCCTGATCGATTCCGCGAATCAAGGAACGACTAATACGGAATCAATTTTCGCGGCCTTCGATGTGGTGCCCAGCCTGTTAGAGATTTGCAACATCGAGATCGAAAACGACAAAAAGTTCGATGGACAGGCACTCTCTGGCGTGCTTCTTGGTACTTCAACGGCATCGCGTGAAAAGCCAATATTCTTTCGTCGACCACCTGACCGGCCTGAGATTCAAGGGCGACAACTTCCCGACTTGGCTGTCCGCGAGGGCAAATGGAAGATGCTGTGCAGCTACGACGGCCAGGATGTCGAGCTCTATGATTTGACGAACGACGAAGGAGAAACGACCAATGTCTCGGATCAGCATCCGAGCGTCGTCAACCGTCTAAAACCGGAGCTACTGAAGTGGCACGCATCCATGCCGACAGATAACGGCCCAGACTGGGAACCAAAGACTAAAGAGTGA
- a CDS encoding tyrosine-type recombinase/integrase, giving the protein MARKTKQRRQSHGSAWHWKQTDCWYYTLPGTKKRVALFDEQGERIRGKDNKEAAEISLAREKLAWDSESSEGPALGQPWLVARVCSDYLVYTERSQNDGSVSEGYHRNATQWLNDLCSYCGALPVSQLKRGHILEWVDQHESWKSPATRRCIIAVVMAAFNRVEETQGIVNPIKGIKLPKAEPRLTSFSPEDEKAIYKATEPCFGNFLFAAIHTGLRPFSELAQLKAEDVEETPRGMMWRVYASKTKKTRKIPVRPEVAELTRQLMKSVPRGSGLPIFRNTLGKPWKRTTGVVRFIDLREKLGWNDDPLRKKYSCYTSRHTFAHRMLSGFWNNGAGCTIETLAELMGDTPKVAYDHYGKEWGKHYQDPLWKAIGESTPLASAQVKPPPAKRKKSTASSATKTKTKQTKASTSRKTRHG; this is encoded by the coding sequence ATGGCTAGAAAAACGAAGCAGCGACGTCAGTCTCACGGATCGGCCTGGCACTGGAAGCAAACGGATTGCTGGTATTACACGCTTCCAGGGACGAAGAAGCGTGTCGCCCTGTTTGATGAACAAGGAGAGAGGATTCGGGGAAAGGATAACAAGGAGGCAGCTGAGATCTCGTTGGCTCGGGAGAAATTGGCCTGGGATAGCGAATCGAGTGAAGGCCCCGCCCTGGGACAGCCCTGGTTGGTTGCTCGTGTTTGCTCGGACTACTTGGTGTATACGGAACGAAGCCAGAACGATGGTTCTGTCAGCGAGGGATATCATCGGAATGCGACTCAGTGGCTCAACGATCTTTGCAGCTACTGCGGTGCACTGCCTGTTAGTCAACTCAAACGGGGCCATATTCTGGAATGGGTTGATCAGCACGAGTCATGGAAGAGTCCCGCAACGCGTCGCTGCATCATTGCTGTCGTCATGGCTGCCTTCAATCGTGTTGAAGAGACGCAAGGTATCGTTAACCCGATCAAGGGAATCAAGCTTCCCAAGGCAGAACCTCGGCTTACGTCATTCTCTCCGGAAGATGAGAAGGCGATTTACAAGGCCACGGAACCTTGCTTTGGCAATTTCCTCTTTGCCGCGATTCACACAGGGCTTCGTCCATTTAGTGAGCTCGCGCAACTCAAAGCGGAAGATGTCGAAGAGACTCCACGAGGAATGATGTGGCGCGTCTACGCGAGCAAAACCAAAAAGACTCGCAAGATTCCCGTACGACCCGAAGTGGCAGAGCTGACTCGCCAACTCATGAAGTCAGTTCCGCGCGGGTCAGGCTTACCTATCTTTCGGAATACATTGGGAAAGCCTTGGAAGCGGACGACCGGAGTCGTTCGTTTTATCGACTTGAGAGAGAAGCTCGGCTGGAATGACGATCCGCTCAGGAAGAAGTATTCGTGTTATACGTCGCGCCATACTTTTGCTCATCGGATGTTATCGGGCTTTTGGAATAACGGAGCCGGATGCACGATTGAAACCTTAGCAGAGTTGATGGGAGACACGCCAAAGGTGGCGTACGATCATTACGGCAAGGAGTGGGGAAAGCATTATCAGGATCCTCTTTGGAAGGCCATCGGAGAATCGACGCCACTGGCCAGTGCACAGGTAAAGCCTCCTCCTGCGAAGCGAAAGAAGAGTACCGCGTCGTCCGCTACAAAGACAAAGACGAAGCAAACCAAGGCATCCACCAGCAGGAAGACGCGTCATGGCTAA
- a CDS encoding site-specific integrase has protein sequence MAKAKIGRKRRSRGRAWYWRQTDSWYFTPPGTKRRVRLVDERGNPVRGQSSIDQAELALARVKAAGDWRPEVKPAEESDWIVAKVCSIYIENCEKRSRVGEISVEYEKEVRRFLQDLCAYCGAMPLRDLRKPHVLHWVETHSTWKSSATRRFAIEAVMAAFNHAQSFYSVPNPLRGLTKPAQCPRLHSFNAEDELALYDATDEPFREFLFAAIHTGLRPFSELAQITGNDVIESDRGMMWRVYASKTKKTRVIPIRKDVAELTRSILSRDTSGPGCVIFRNRQGNPWKKVTGVSRFRNLRQKLGWIEDSKRKNYSCYTCRHTFAHRMLAGYWTDGVGCSIEVLAELMGDTPKVAFDHYGKEWGQHFQDPLWAAIGVD, from the coding sequence ATGGCTAAGGCAAAAATAGGACGCAAGCGTCGTTCTCGCGGGCGTGCCTGGTATTGGCGTCAGACCGATTCTTGGTACTTTACGCCACCGGGAACGAAGCGACGGGTGCGGCTCGTGGATGAGAGGGGCAATCCGGTTCGCGGCCAGAGTAGTATTGATCAGGCGGAACTGGCCTTGGCACGTGTTAAGGCTGCGGGAGATTGGCGTCCTGAAGTGAAGCCGGCTGAGGAAAGCGACTGGATCGTGGCAAAAGTGTGCTCCATTTATATTGAGAACTGTGAGAAGCGATCGAGAGTCGGAGAGATTAGCGTCGAGTATGAGAAGGAAGTGCGACGCTTCTTGCAGGACCTCTGTGCGTATTGCGGTGCAATGCCACTTCGTGACCTACGCAAGCCCCATGTTCTGCATTGGGTAGAAACGCATTCTACCTGGAAGTCTTCAGCAACTCGTCGTTTCGCCATCGAAGCGGTTATGGCAGCGTTCAACCACGCTCAAAGTTTTTATTCAGTTCCCAATCCGCTTCGCGGCCTCACCAAGCCTGCACAGTGTCCCCGGCTACATTCCTTTAATGCCGAGGATGAACTGGCACTTTACGACGCGACTGACGAACCTTTTCGCGAGTTTCTGTTCGCTGCAATTCATACTGGCCTGCGGCCATTCTCGGAATTGGCTCAGATAACGGGTAACGATGTCATCGAGAGCGACCGCGGGATGATGTGGCGGGTTTATGCTTCTAAAACAAAGAAGACACGCGTGATTCCGATCCGAAAGGATGTTGCCGAGTTAACACGGAGCATCCTTTCGAGGGACACTTCAGGACCGGGCTGTGTGATTTTTCGGAACCGGCAAGGTAACCCGTGGAAGAAGGTCACTGGTGTTTCTCGATTTCGCAATCTCCGCCAAAAACTCGGGTGGATTGAGGATTCGAAACGGAAAAACTACTCGTGTTACACTTGCAGGCACACATTCGCTCACCGAATGCTGGCTGGCTATTGGACGGACGGCGTTGGTTGCTCAATTGAAGTTCTTGCAGAACTCATGGGAGATACACCCAAAGTTGCCTTCGACCACTACGGAAAGGAGTGGGGCCAGCATTTTCAGGATCCACTCTGGGCGGCGATCGGAGTGGATTAA